gtggcttagttggtatagcatcccactcttggtttcagctcaggtcatgatctcatgattcatgagtttgtgcccagcatcgggctccatgctggcatgtcagagcctgcttgggattacctccccctccctctcttcccctgtccccctcactatgtatccctttctctctcaaataaataaacatttgaaaaatatctaaagatataatggttaaggaatttttttaaaacaatgttgtaAGGCACTGGGCTGTGGCTTCCAGGAGGTAAACCTTTTCTCTGGTCACACCCACCTAAAAGATGAGACACTGCTGTGAGTGATTTCATGATCATGGCTTTGAGAACTTACACAAAGTGGGAAAATTCTTAGAGATCACATATTAAAGCCGACCTGGGGAAACCAGCTGTCTAAATctcaagaaagagaattttaattaaTACATTCTACATTaacaacagacaaacaaacaaacgaacctCTGGAAACTTTCAGCTTCACCAGGAGATTCTGCCAAACTTTTAAAGTGGTTGTTACTCCAAATGTACCCAAAACGTTCCCTGGCACAGAAGAGTAAACACCCCCAACTCAGGTTTTGGGCCAATACCATTTAGAAACTGGATTTGGAAATCACACTCAGGAGCATAGACGCAGAACTCGTAAGTAAAACTCAAGGTGGATTCAGTCTAGAAATGCAAGTTTGGCACATTTGAAATAGAGCTGTAGAATTAATCATGTTACCCAAATAAAGGATATTAATCGTGTAATTACTTTAATTGATGAAGAATATTATTGGATAAAATGTAATACCCGTTCAGGAAATGAATTAAAACTTTAGCAAAATAGGAATCAAAAGAAATTTCCTGCGGCGCCTAAGTGGCTTAGTTGTTtcagtgtccagctcttgatttcggctcaggtcatggtctcgaggttcgagggttccagccctgtgtcaggctccgtgctgaccgtgcagagccttcacgggtgtctctctctccctgtctctctgcccctccgcttcTCACTCActatgtttctctctcaaataaatagttaaacaaaaaaaaaaagggaaagatccTTACACTAATCAGGCTCTCAAACTTCTTTTTGTATCTGAGTGCAGTTGCCCCACTATGTTATGTTGGTTTCGGGAGCACAGCGTTGGGATTTGACACCCAAACTTCTCACTTCGTTGTGAAACATTTAAACGCATCCCTCCTCACTCACGAATAAGACAAGAAGGATTCTCCCATTGTGTCTTTGCCATCTTATTCTAGACAGTTCagtgaaaaagaagcaaaagacagAAGGTTTATACAAGAAGAACAACAGTCATTTCTCACGAATTATCAAGTTTTCTACGTTAGAAAACCCATAACTAATTTGCAGATCAATCATTAGAATGAACCTTCAATAGGGGACGAAGGACTGGGTACATGAGCAAATAAACTGCATCCCCATAAATTAGCAACAGTCGGAATCTGGTTTTCAAAGAACATGTCACAAAGCCCCTCGCTGCTCTTACCCTTCAGCAGCGTTCAGCTGCTCATACCCTTCGGAATGTCTTGTCTGTAATGCCCAGACTTTTCGGTGGCACTAAGTGGGACGAATGGGGAAGGGCTTTGTACTCTGGGGTCTGACAACTATTGCCGTCAGCTCTGTGTCATCACAACATTTCCTAAATCTACCGAGTGAAACCTGTATCTCGGACCTTTTCACATCTAGGCAAAGAGAGGGATAAACAGATAGACGGCTACAGCGTGCGGCAAGCTCACAGGCTTTCAGTAAAAATCTACTGACCAAGGTAATAGAAATCAGCAGTGTTGTTAATTTCCCCAGACTTCTGAATACATAAAGTCAGGCAGCGTGTTTGTAATTAATAGATAAACAATCACAAACTGATAATCATTGTATAATAACTAGAAAACCCTATGATGTTAAACttttcagaaactgaaaaaacGAATGTTCATGGTCGACAAGAATATTTATTCGAGTCACATAGAATGCACATCATTGTTTTGGAGGAAGTAGAAAAAGGAACTGATAAAATCATACtttgataaattattaaaaataacttttgatgATAGATCATTTGGCTATCAAAGAAATATAACTTAGAAGGAATTCAGAGAAGTGAGCAGctctgattttcttaaaaaaattttttggactAAATTGATCCTGAGCTGTCTCATgtcccgctcccctccccccaaaaaagtcatTCACTGATATATAAGGTAATCGGCACCACTTTCATTCAGGGATAATTCTACATTGAATCAGATCTCCTCTTGGACAAAAAACAtgttaaaaccattttaaaaagcaacgAATAAACGTTTGTGTTGCAGAGAAGTATGCTAAGGAGATCAATCAAAGAcgtataaataaacaaacaaacaaataaataaataaatagcttttgtGCACATATATCAGACAAGGTCACAGAGAAACCtaagagtatattttaaaagggaagatGTAAGAGGGCAAAACAGTGTTGCATCTAAATTTCATTGAATATTTTTGatataaccctgtatgttaatgaactagaattaaaataaaatcttaacaagaATTCTTGTGGTTTGTGTGGACGCTCCAAATATGATTCTTCTTAGTTGAGTTTTCGGGGAGGTTACTTATGCCCCTACGCCCAGCTGGTGATGCTGTTGTGGGCAGATGAGGCCTGGCtgctggggtgaggtgggggctgACGCGGCAGGTACAGCCAATAGGGTCCCAGCTGCCATTGGCTGTGGGTCTTCCTACTAAGTCCCTGTTGCGATTTGCCTTTCTTGGTCCCTTGCCAGAGAGAACATCTGTgcgtttagttatttatttttttattttccttccttttacgtTTGCCTATGGACATTTGCTGATTGCAGGTTGCAGGGCCTCTCCACGCCCCAGCTGGACTTCATGGAGGATAAAAAGAAATCCTTGGAAACCCACTGTGGTGGTGTTCTTCAAGCGCTGAGACCCCTGGAGAACCCATTTTCCATGATGCCTCCTCCAGAGTCATTTTAGGATTCTTGGGATATTTCCATACTTTTTAGTTGTATTTAGAGGGCGGTGCAGAGAAATGTGATTAGAGGCCACTTTCTCTGAATTCGAATGGATTGAAGATGCtaagaaattcacaaaatacttggctaaattttaaaacatcgtataatttttacattcccaacaatgGTCTATGAGTTCCCCTACTTCCCATCTTCACCAACACTAGGAtggccaattttttaaaaaaaaatttctaaaagtggAGTAGTGAAAACAGATTGACTCCATCACCTTTTCCCACCAAGGTACAAATTTGTGGTAAGAAGAGACCATTCCTTGTAATTCTCTGAGTTCCTTCAGAGTACAGTCTTCAAATGTTGTAGGCCCTAAATACCCAGGGGTGGAACTGATGATGAGAGGGCCAGACTGTGAGGGACGGGAAAAACATTAGGGATGCAGTTCAGTCCCCTCCCTGCCAAACAAACTGAGGAATTAGCATGGACTAGATAGGAACTCTGCAAGCTTTAAATCCCCAGAGATTCCAGGCAGAGTTTTCCTGGTCACATGTTACAAAACAGCCCTGGAACTAATGAGAGAAAATGACAAAGTTGAGTCACAAAGTTCTCCTGCTCCCTCTGATGCAAGAAGAGAGGAATCCCTTAGGGTCTCCTAACCAGAGCCAAACCTCTAGAGCTGAGGACCCACAAGTGCTAATGATACTCAGACAATATCTCCAAACCGGTGGAAGAAAAGGTTCTTAACCACTGTGATGAGTGAGTGGTAGAGACACACGGTGGCACGTGTGGCCCAGCCTCACAGCTCATGTGGAAAACTCTAGGGCCACAGGAAGGTGAAGCTTGGGCCAAATCGGGGCCTTTTTCCTCACTTCCCAGCTGGGGAAACTTAGATCCAGAAAGCACAAGGACTTTGCTAAGGTCACTCAACTAGCAGCGATAAAGTTAAAACCACAGGCTCTTAGACAATGGCTTTTATACTAAGTGGATCTCTGTGTCTTCTGAACGAAGAACAAAGCAGGCTTCCCACACTGTGAAGACCATCGTGGAAGAATAGAACCCTAACACTGAATTGGCTTTGGGGCACTGAAAACAGACACAAGGTAGGAAACCCTTTAGTGATTGGAGGctgttttcctcatgattaatTGTCCCTGCACTTTCTCCAAATACCATTTCTCTGCAACTCTGGAAAGGGtgtgtatttcatttttcagtggATCCATATTGCAAATTACATTTGATACAACTTGATTTGGGGACAACTTCAGACATACTCGAGGGTAGAGTGGGGTATAATATTCTCACGCCcctaaacacatatacacacattcaaaTATGCCAGGAGTAGAGGGAGATTCTGAAATTCACACTCTACTACAGCTGATTCACCAAGTAAGCGATTAACTCACAAGTAAGGGAAGATTAAGTAAGGAAGGCTGTCTTGGAATGTGTACTACTGATTCCttgcattttcaaaatgtttctgaATGAAATGATGGATTGGAACACAACCTCCCTGGCTGTTTAGGAGGGGATATGGCATATGGTGTGGAATCAGACCATCCCGCAATTCGTATGTGTCAAAGAGCTTCAATTTTGCCCCATGGGTCCCAGGTACTAACAACAATCGCTTTGCCAATATTCTCTCCTCTCACCCACTTTGGGGTACTTAGGCAATCTTTTGGTTCCACTATCCGTCTAATTGCTCTACTGACAGAATTCCTGTGGAGAGTCTAGAGAATTTGGAAACGTCACTGTGTACAGTGTTCTACTGAGGCAGGAAATCTTCACAATCGCTCATGATAACGGAAAGGCGTTTGGCACCTAGCATTTCTGAGAGGGAGACGGTCTTCTGAGACAATCTCGAGTTTTCACAAGGCTCTTTCAGGGCAAAGTGGAACAACAATCTGCAAGAGTGGGTGGGCATCCCAAGGAGTTTCATGCTCCATTTGGATGCTGAGGAGGTTTGCCTAAAAGGCCTCAGAAGGAAGTCCGAGGGTGATTCAGAATACAGCCTTAGGCAGGAAGGCAAAATAATGCTCTCGTCTTTTTGGGGATATAATTACTCACTTATGGAAGGTGGGGTGTGGACACGGTGGGGGGGGAACAtgaaacaggaaaggagaaaggatggagggaaggattAGTCACATGTCAGGGGAGActgaggaagaaggaagtcaTGTCAGGGCAAAGAGGACTAAAGAATCAAGAGATCCCAAAGCGAGAGTCCCCATGGCTGCATATTTCATTGTGAAATGTTATAATTTTgccattatgtttatttttgtatttatgcaTATTGATTTATATGTTAACACTATTGACTTATAGTTCAGaacttcttcaaaaataataataatgattcagCCCATTTTCCCACTGCTTCTTCTGTCTGTTGGTGACCAGCTTGACTCTGCTGACGGAATGCTTAATCTTAGCCTCCACCATATCTGCTTAGGACTGGAAAGACTTGTTATCTCCAGGCTCAACATTCTGCCCGATGCCGAATAACAAGGTAAAACAGAAACTGTTTTAGATTCAGCCTCTTTGCGATCCCTAACCTATCCGTGCACGTGTATTGGGAATCATTACCCTCTGAAATTGCTCCATATTAGCGCTCGGAGACATACAGAGATCTGTGACCGTAGACTCTTTacgggaggagaaaaaaagataaattgtaaGAATGTACAATTCAGTCAAAACATTGGCTTCCCACTACAAATATGCCCCTTCCTAGACACAGCTCTCTTCTTgctaaaaagagggaaataatctCAGCTGCCATACACATTCCACAGCTGTCCTACACACTTCTCATCCACGTGGTCATGCATAAAGCCAACCAACATTAGAAGGAAACTAGCAAAACGTAGAGCCCGTCAATGCTAGTTATTAAATATATTGACATGTGGCAGAGGAAACACGATGGATCAACATAATACAAGGCTGAGGGAATGTGTCAAATGCACGGAAAAGCAGCATATTGTAGATTTCAGAGGAGGATGAGATTAAAAGAGATGCAGAATATCAAAGAACCTGTAGAATTCGAGGGCTGACCTTTTTGGGAATCTGAGCATGGCACTGAAGGAATGGGAAAATCTCAGCTGCACCTGCACCGAATTTGGATAAAAAGTCTGTTTATCGGTACCATCCACATACTCTAATGAATCGCTATTAATCCGGAGGGTCCTGGAGTATCCAATCTTCCCTCTCCTCAGAGTACAGGGAAGGGagcatgttttttatttctttcatatatggGACCTAAATGTCTCCTCCAAGAAGAGTTCATGACTTTGGCCATCCTTACGATTATAAGCCATTGTCTACATTTGGTCCCAAAATTACTAACAAACCCACTATGAATCTTTACCCATTGGATATTTACAAACAATATTCTGTGTGCAAGTTGCTTTGTCAGACCCTGACTCTGTCTATTAGCTACTTTAATTCTTTTAGTATTCAGAGTCTTCTCCAAATGTAGCACACCTAGGCATGTGAATATCCTTTATCTAGGCATCAATTAGACTATTTTTCCCCTTATGATATTATCAGCCAATAAActcctctttaaaaataaaccataaaaagtCTTCTGTCAGGCACTAAATGATCAGGAATTAGTCACTGAATAAAGGTataacaaatgaattaaaaattagaaaatcacatAAGCTACATACACATGGTGTTTTGCCACACAAATTGAAGAATCAACTGGTCATCGTAACTCCCTGATCATCTGTCTTATTCACACCACAACCTTCCAAGAATAATGGAGAGTTGAATATTTACTTGTTGTTTCTTTCACATTTCAGACTTGCCACAATGAAGGCCAACCAGACAGTCCTGAAAGAATTCATTCTTGTGGGCTTCTCCTCGTACCCACACGTGCGGACATTCCTCTTCGTGCTCTTTTTTGGCCTCTACCTTCTCACCCTCACAGGTAACCTGGCCATCCTGGGTCTGACTTGGGCGGACAGATCTCTCCACACCCCTATGTACCTCTTCCTCCGTGCCCTCTCTTTCTCCGAGACCTGCTACACGCTGACCATCATCCCCAAGATGCTGGCAGACCTGCTCACTGAGAAGCGAAGCATTTCAGTCCCGGGGTGTGGCTTGCAGATGTATTTCTTCCTGGGACTTGGTGGCACTCACTGCATCATCCTCACGCTGATGGGATACGATCGCTTTCTGGCCATCTGCCACCCTCTCCGATACCCACTGCTGATGACCAATGTGGTGTGTGGGCAGCTGGTGGTCTCTGCTTGGGCCGGAGGCTTCCTTATCTCTGTGACAGAGACTGCACTGATATTCGGGGGCTCCTTCTGCAACCCCAACCTCATCCACCATTTCTTCTGCCACATGCAGGCCGTGGTGAGGCTGTCCTGTCTAGACAGCGACCTCACCGAACTCGTTGTAACAATGATCTCGGTGTCAGGCTTGACGGGCACCTTCCTGCTCATCGTCACCACTTACGTTTTCATTCTGTCCACTGTCTTCAGGATCCCTTCAGCCGAGGGCAAGCAGAAGGCCTTTTCTACCTGCGCCTCTCATCTCACTGTGGTCATCGTCCACTTTGGCTTCGCGGCTATTGTCTATCTGAAGCCAGAAGGCTCGGGAGGAGATGACACACTCATCGCTGTCCCTTACACCGTCATCACCCCTTTCCTCAGCCCCCTCATTTTCAGCCTCAGGAATAGAGACATGAAGAATGCGTTCAGAAAGCTGCTGGCAAAGAGGAGTTTCTGGAATACATGATCCTGGATAACTGCTGCATGACTGTCTCTTCCCCATTATCAGTAGGCATTTATCATGTCCCATCAGAAGTCTGTGGCGTTTGCCCTTTTTCAGTAGTTGGCATTTATGAAATCCAGGGACAGTCTGGGTAAACAGTCGCAAACATTTGCCTAGTTATTTAAGAGGGTTGTTCGACTGCCCCCACTTCTACTAGCTGGCTGTTCCTGAAGATACTACATTTCTGCCAGTCAGCTCTGGGTATCCTGTATTACTGAAGGCATCGGTAAAGCAAGATTGTGGAAGGCAAAAACTATCCCTGTGAGCACACTAAGAGATgcttaaaaaatatctaaagatACAATGGTTGAGGAGTTTTTCTAGGCTGTGTTGCAAGACGATGGGCTGTGCCTCCCAGGAGATTGACCATTTCTCATAGGTGAACCCTGTGTAGAAATCATCAACGGCCTATTGTGCATACATGGATTGGTTTGTATATTTGATAAGTCCTATGCCATAATGATTACTGAAGGTTTGTAAGAACACGGTTCATGACTGTGTACTTCAAGTAACTGTCAGGGGTTCACTCTGAGTACAGAATATCTTGGAACATTGATCCAGTGAGCAAACAGGGCAGGAGAGCCTGTGTGACCAATCTCTGGGTAGGGTCCATGGATGAGCTCAGGAAATAATccccactttttttaaaaggaagctaTGCaataactaatattttttaaaaaccacgcATCATGATATTGAATGATTTGACAATGAAAGGTATTGTGGAACAATTTTGGCAGAGATATGATctgcaaagaaagaaagcagataaaCACAGCATCAAATCTCAGGATTTTTCAGACTTCTTTCCTCAGTTCTGTTGTTAATCCAATTCGTGCTCTCTCAGGTTGGACACAACATTTGTATTCGGGTGTTGGGCACATCAAGTATATGAAAAGTGTGGGGACAATGTCTGTTTTCCATAATTTACAGGGAAGTTATTAAGCTAAATGAGACAATGGACGAAACGTATTATGCACACACTGGTTCCAGTGACCTCTTGCCATGGCTCTATTTTCCTCTCTGGGACCATCTTGTGCCTCACATACAGGCAGAATATGTCCCCTCTTCAGTCTGTGCTCCCTGCCTCCATGACAATGTTTCTTGAACTTTGGTTCCACCCCTGAGAAGTGACTATCCAATCTAGGGAAGCCATAAAGCCTTATAAATGGATGCCAACAATTTACCCACTCGTGGTGGTCATAGAGAATATGATGAGGTATAGGCTAACATTCCTGAACTTGAATTTGGACCAATTAACTTGCATCTACATGATATGGTGATTGTGGAGGCATTGCTAGTTGCCTAATTCATATTCACTGTTGAGATAAGAATAAGTACCTGAAGGAGAGCTGGAAAATACCTATATGTGTAGAAGTCAAGAAACGCACTTTCTAAGTAAGTcatgaatcaaataaaaattcttgcaaatcctagaaaaatattttgaattggagaaaatgaaaacactgcatGTCAAAGCTGGTGGGATATAGCTTTTCAGTG
This genomic interval from Prionailurus viverrinus isolate Anna chromosome F1, UM_Priviv_1.0, whole genome shotgun sequence contains the following:
- the LOC125155087 gene encoding olfactory receptor 10X1-like → MKANQTVLKEFILVGFSSYPHVRTFLFVLFFGLYLLTLTGNLAILGLTWADRSLHTPMYLFLRALSFSETCYTLTIIPKMLADLLTEKRSISVPGCGLQMYFFLGLGGTHCIILTLMGYDRFLAICHPLRYPLLMTNVVCGQLVVSAWAGGFLISVTETALIFGGSFCNPNLIHHFFCHMQAVVRLSCLDSDLTELVVTMISVSGLTGTFLLIVTTYVFILSTVFRIPSAEGKQKAFSTCASHLTVVIVHFGFAAIVYLKPEGSGGDDTLIAVPYTVITPFLSPLIFSLRNRDMKNAFRKLLAKRSFWNT